One window of the Crassaminicella thermophila genome contains the following:
- the mutL gene encoding DNA mismatch repair endonuclease MutL: MLKRIHKLDKLIANKIAAGEVVDRPVSVVKELVENAIDANASKIIVEIKEGGKTYIRITDDGIGIYESDVEIAFERHATSKIKDADDLNSILSLGFRGEALASIASVSQVELITKTEDSKTGTYLEIHGGEIIERKEIGCPKGTTFVIKNLFYNMPARYQFMKSNAVETGYISDLISKFALAYSNISFRFINNGTIVFTTSGSSSVINNIVSIYGKEIAKNMMYVSNRVKDISIEAYISKPTIARGNKKQQVFFVNGRYVKNKIISDAIEEAYKTLVKVNRFPICFIYLNIPPNRLDVNIHPTKTEIRFDDELYIKDFVVNTLRSKLLEENLIPSIGFEKSKKQLEGYQERIIDLPTCSDTIIKNTKNISEIKPNKEHEKDLVLEDKLSYHANNKVENKLVKATQKKEKINRNNISEFNQNTKTKNIVNEEKLNNKNSELIMNIRILGQIFNTYLIGQDDQTMFLIDQHAAHERILYDTLLKSYKERSAVSQKLLTPILVEVSFVEFEIVKKNVDIFNNLGFEVEEFGMNAFILRSVPVVFGEPEAKEFFMEVVDNFQKNINNSYDIKVEQIISMACKQAIKAKDKLDFVEIKELMKQLAKLENPFTCPHGRPIIVSMTKYEIERKFKRI; the protein is encoded by the coding sequence ATGTTAAAAAGAATTCATAAATTAGATAAGTTAATAGCTAATAAAATAGCTGCTGGAGAAGTTGTTGATAGACCAGTTTCTGTTGTAAAAGAATTAGTAGAGAATGCTATTGATGCTAATGCTTCAAAAATTATTGTAGAGATTAAGGAGGGGGGAAAAACTTATATAAGAATTACTGATGATGGTATAGGAATATATGAATCTGATGTAGAAATAGCTTTCGAAAGACATGCTACAAGTAAGATAAAAGATGCTGATGACTTGAATTCTATTTTGTCATTAGGCTTTAGAGGAGAAGCATTAGCAAGTATTGCATCAGTTTCTCAAGTTGAATTAATAACAAAGACTGAAGATTCTAAAACTGGTACATATTTAGAGATACATGGAGGAGAAATTATAGAACGTAAAGAAATTGGTTGTCCTAAAGGAACCACTTTTGTGATTAAAAATTTGTTTTATAATATGCCAGCAAGATATCAATTTATGAAATCTAATGCTGTTGAAACTGGTTATATAAGTGACTTGATTAGTAAATTTGCATTGGCATATTCTAATATTTCTTTTCGATTCATAAATAATGGTACTATTGTATTTACTACTTCTGGATCTAGTAGTGTAATAAATAATATTGTAAGTATTTATGGAAAAGAAATAGCAAAAAATATGATGTATGTTTCAAATCGAGTTAAAGATATATCTATAGAAGCTTATATTTCAAAACCAACTATAGCTAGAGGAAATAAGAAGCAACAAGTATTTTTTGTAAATGGTCGATATGTAAAAAATAAAATTATTAGTGATGCCATTGAAGAAGCTTATAAAACATTAGTTAAAGTGAACAGATTTCCTATATGCTTTATATATTTAAATATTCCACCTAATAGGCTCGATGTAAATATACATCCTACAAAAACAGAGATACGCTTTGATGATGAATTATATATTAAGGATTTTGTTGTTAATACATTAAGAAGTAAACTGTTAGAAGAAAATTTAATCCCAAGTATAGGTTTTGAAAAATCTAAAAAACAACTTGAAGGATATCAGGAAAGAATAATTGATTTACCTACATGTTCAGATACTATAATTAAAAATACTAAAAATATAAGTGAGATAAAACCAAATAAAGAACATGAGAAAGATTTAGTTTTAGAGGATAAATTATCCTACCATGCAAATAATAAAGTTGAAAACAAGTTAGTTAAAGCAACCCAAAAAAAAGAGAAAATAAACAGAAATAATATTAGTGAGTTCAATCAAAATACAAAAACAAAAAATATTGTAAATGAAGAGAAATTAAACAATAAAAATTCAGAGTTAATTATGAATATTAGGATATTAGGACAAATTTTTAATACATACTTAATAGGACAAGATGATCAAACTATGTTTTTAATAGATCAACATGCTGCTCATGAAAGGATTTTATATGATACTTTATTGAAAAGCTATAAAGAAAGATCAGCAGTTAGTCAAAAATTATTAACCCCTATTTTAGTTGAGGTATCTTTTGTAGAATTTGAAATAGTAAAGAAAAATGTTGATATTTTTAATAATCTAGGATTCGAAGTAGAAGAATTTGGAATGAATGCATTTATTTTAAGATCTGTTCCTGTTGTATTTGGAGAACCTGAAGCAAAAGAATTTTTTATGGAAGTTGTTGACAATTTTCAAAAAAATATTAACAATAGCTATGACATAAAAGTCGAACAAATAATATCAATGGCTTGTAAACAAGCTATTAAAGCAAAAGATAAACTTGATTTTGTAGAAATTAAAGAACTAATGAAACAATTAGCTAAGCTTGAGAATCCATTTACTTGCCCTCATGGCAGACCGATTATTGTATCTATGACAAAATATGAAATTGAAAGAAAATTTAAAAGAATATAG